The proteins below are encoded in one region of Chitinophagales bacterium:
- a CDS encoding tetratricopeptide repeat protein: MRVVLFISFLLFTVAAQAQTEQEYPAYYYRSLGIVNYYERSFLAAAKALQHALQLQPGDKEANAMLSLVYDSLGSKTLSQKMKVRTQALNLSFGKQKDSKLPGIKNDLRTIGNDYYNRSVYDSAIMAYKLHLQTNSDDTAALFYLANSYFFLRNFNDAAQHYEKLLAIDKQRADVYNLAGVCYRNMDNILKARDYFKQCLINDSLFAVAYYNLGSAQYALEDFKQAEINLDKAATMLPNNREVLTLLAKLYMETRQKENALNAYERLYSINMSSEIANVMLGQLYFDAKDFEKCVFHLNNALSTVKTNVELKNLLGLAYLHLKKNDLAFELLKPAADILTDKKETQIAAAKAANNLKHYKEAGEYANRALALDKDCHPAMLELATALKGLKKNSAAKKVLKQAKR, encoded by the coding sequence TTGAGAGTTGTTTTATTCATTTCATTCCTGCTGTTTACAGTTGCTGCACAAGCGCAAACCGAGCAAGAATATCCTGCATATTATTATCGTTCGTTAGGTATAGTAAATTACTACGAACGAAGTTTTTTAGCCGCAGCAAAAGCGCTCCAACATGCCTTGCAATTACAACCGGGCGATAAAGAAGCAAACGCCATGTTATCTTTGGTGTACGACTCTTTGGGGAGCAAAACCCTCTCGCAAAAAATGAAGGTGCGCACACAGGCATTGAACCTTTCTTTTGGAAAGCAAAAGGATTCAAAATTGCCCGGCATAAAAAACGATTTGCGCACTATTGGCAACGATTACTACAACCGCAGTGTGTACGATTCAGCCATAATGGCGTATAAGCTACACCTACAAACCAATAGCGATGATACGGCTGCGTTGTTTTACTTGGCAAATTCGTATTTCTTTTTGCGCAACTTCAACGATGCAGCGCAGCACTACGAGAAATTATTGGCAATAGATAAGCAGCGTGCCGATGTGTACAACTTAGCCGGAGTATGCTACCGCAACATGGATAACATTCTAAAAGCACGCGATTATTTTAAGCAATGTCTTATTAACGATAGCCTCTTTGCAGTTGCCTACTATAACTTGGGCAGCGCTCAATATGCTTTAGAAGATTTTAAGCAAGCCGAAATAAATTTAGATAAGGCGGCTACCATGCTTCCCAATAATCGCGAAGTGCTTACGCTCCTTGCCAAACTGTATATGGAAACGCGGCAAAAAGAAAATGCGTTGAATGCCTATGAACGTTTGTATTCCATAAATATGAGCAGTGAAATTGCGAATGTAATGTTGGGGCAACTCTATTTTGATGCTAAGGATTTTGAAAAATGTGTATTCCATTTAAACAATGCGCTGAGCACCGTAAAAACCAATGTAGAGTTGAAAAACCTTTTGGGTTTAGCTTACCTGCACTTAAAGAAAAACGATTTGGCATTTGAACTGCTAAAGCCAGCGGCAGATATACTTACCGATAAAAAAGAAACACAAATAGCCGCAGCCAAAGCAGCCAATAACTTGAAACACTATAAAGAAGCCGGAGAGTATGCAAATCGCGCATTGGCACTAGATAAAGATTGCCACCCTGCCATGCTGGAATTGGCTACGGCACTTAAAGGACTAAAGAAAAATAGTGCTGCCAAAAAAGTATTGAAGCAGGCAAAAAGGTAA